A genome region from Populus alba chromosome 5, ASM523922v2, whole genome shotgun sequence includes the following:
- the LOC118034932 gene encoding transcription factor PIF3 isoform X3: protein MPLSELLYRMAEGKIDSSQEKDPSCSTDLSFVRPENDFGELIWENGQIQSSRARKIQPCSTLPCQNPKIRCKDIGNGTDIRTGKFGMMGSTLNELPMSVPAVEMGVNQDDDMVPWLNYPLDESPQHDYCSEFLPELSGVTVNGHSSQSNFPSFGKKSFSQSVRDARTVSVHNGLSLEQGDVAKNSSAGDTEANRPRTSASQLYLSSSEHCQTSFPYFRSRVSAKHGDSTSNAAHHVVSVDSIRAPTSGGGFPSIKMQKQVPAQSTANSSLMNFSHFARPAALAKANLQNFGMRAGTGISNMERTQNKDKGSIASSSNPAGCTPINSCSGLLKETSSHCLPVLMPPKVDAKPSEAKPAEGFVPAELPEATIPEGDSKNDRNCRQNFCESAIKGAADVKEIVVASSSVGSDNSVERPSDDPTENLKRKHRDTEESEGPSEDVEEESVGAKKQAPARAGNGSKRNRAAEVHNLSERRRRDRINEKMRALQELIPNCNKVDKASMLDEAIEYLKTLQLQVQIMSMGAGLYMPSMMLPPGMPHMHAAHMGQFLPMGVGMGMRMGMGMGMGFGMSMPDVNGGSSGCPMYQVPPMHGPHFSGQPMSGLSALHRMGGSSLQMFGLSGQGFPMSFPCAPLMPMSGGPPLKTNMEPTCGVVGAMDNLDSAMACSSHEAIQKINSQVMQNNVVNSSMNQTSSQCQATNECSEQPALVQNNAPDSGVADNGALKSVGGNDNVPSSEADCD, encoded by the exons ATGCCTCTGTCTGAGCTATTATATCGAATGGCTGAAGGAAAGATTGATTCTTCTCAAGAAAAGGATCCTAGTTGTTCAACTGATCTGTCTTTTGT CAGACCTGAGAATGACTTTGGTGAGCTAATATGGGAAAATGGTCAGATTCAATCCAGTAGAGCTAGAAAGATACAACCTTGTAGCACCTTACCATGTCAAAACCCCAAGATTCGATGTAAAGACATAGGAAATGGCACCGATATTAGAACAGGAAAGTTTGGGATGATGGGGTCTACACTGAATGAACTCCCGATGTCTGTTCCCGCTGTTGAAATGGGGGTGAATCAAGATGATGACATGGTGCCTTGGTTGAATTATCCATTGGATGAATCTCCACAACATGATTATTGTTCTGAATTTTTGCCCGAGTTATCTGGTGTTACTGTAAATGGACACTCCTCCCAGAGTAATTTTCCGTCGTTCGGTAAAAAAAGTTTTAGCCAGTCAGTTAGGGACGCCCGTACTGTTTCTGTACATAATGGTTTGAGTTTAGAGCAAGGAGATGTGGCGAAGAATTCTTCAGCAGGGGATACTGAAGCTAATAGGCCTAGAACTAGTGCTAGCCAGTTATATCTATCATCTTCTGAGCATTGCCAAACATCATTTCCATATTTTAGATCCAGAGTTTCAGCTAAACATGGTGATAGTACAAGCAATGCTGCCCACCATGTCGTTTCAGTGGATTCTATTCGAGCTCCAACATCAGGAGGTGGTTTTCCCAGCATAAAGATGCAGAAGCAAGTTCCAGCACAATCCACAGCCAACTCCAGTTTGATGAATTTCTCTCATTTTGCAAGACCTGCTGCTCTTGCGAAAGCTAATCTTCAGAACTTTGGCATGAGAGCTGGTACAGGAATTTCAAACATGGAAAGAACGCAAAATAAAGATAAGGGCTCCATTGCAAGTAGTAGCAATCCGGCTGGATGCACTCCCATTAATTCATGTAGTGGTTTGCTAAAGGAAACGAGCTCCCATTGTCTTCCTGTTCTGATGCCACCCAAGGTTGACGCTAAACCATCAGAGGCTAAGCCTGCAGAAGGATTTGTTCCTGCTGAGCTACCTGAGGCTACAATCCCAGAAGGTGACTCTAAAAATGATAGAAACTGTCGTCAAAACTTTTGTGAAAGTGCAATTAAAGGAGCAGCAGATGTTAAAGAGATTGTGgttgcttcttcttctgttgGCTCGGACAATAGTGTGGAGAGACCTTCGGATGATCCAACTGAGAATCTGAAGAGAAAACATCGAGATACTGAGGAGTCTGAAGGTCCTAGTGAA GATGTAGAAGAAGAATCTGTGGGTGCAAAAAAACAAGCTCCTGCTCGAGCAGGTAATGGCTCCAAGAGAAACCGGGCAGCAGAAGTTCATAATTTATCTGAAAGG AGGCGAAGGGATAGGATCAACGAAAAGATGCGGGCCCTACAAGAACTTATACCAAACTGTAACAAG gTGGATAAAGCTTCAATGCTTGATGAGGCCATTGAGTATTTAAAGACGCTTCAGCTTCAAGTACAG ATCATGTCAATGGGAGCTGGATTGTATATGCCATCAATGATGTTACCCCCTGGAATGCCTCACATGCATGCAGCTCATATGGGGCAGTTCTTACCCATGGGTGTGGGAATGGGAATGCGTATGGGAATGGGAATGGGAATGGGTTTTGGGATGAGTATGCCAGACGTGAATGGTGGATCTTCTGGTTGCCCTATGTATCAAGTGCCTCCTATGCATGGACCGCATTTCTCTGGCCAGCCAATGTCAGGGCTAAGTGCTTTGCATAGGATGGGAGGATCGAGTCTTCAGATGTTTGGCCTTTCAGGTCAAGGATTTCCAATGTCATTTCCCTGTGCACCCTTAATGCCAATGTCTGGAGGACCTCCTCTGAAAACAAACATGGAACCAACTTGTGGTGTGGTAGGTGCTATGGATAATTTGGATTCAGCTATGGCCTGTAGTTCACATGAAGCAATTCAGAAAATCAACTCGCAAGTGATGCAGAATAATGTTGTCAATAGCTCAATGAATCAGACCTCTAGTCAG
- the LOC118034932 gene encoding transcription factor PIF3 isoform X1 codes for MPLSELLYRMAEGKIDSSQEKDPSCSTDLSFVRPENDFGELIWENGQIQSSRARKIQPCSTLPCQNPKIRCKDIGNGTDIRTGKFGMMGSTLNELPMSVPAVEMGVNQDDDMVPWLNYPLDESPQHDYCSEFLPELSGVTVNGHSSQSNFPSFGKKSFSQSVRDARTVSVHNGLSLEQGDVAKNSSAGDTEANRPRTSASQLYLSSSEHCQTSFPYFRSRVSAKHGDSTSNAAHHVVSVDSIRAPTSGGGFPSIKMQKQVPAQSTANSSLMNFSHFARPAALAKANLQNFGMRAGTGISNMERTQNKDKGSIASSSNPAGCTPINSCSGLLKETSSHCLPVLMPPKVDAKPSEAKPAEGFVPAELPEATIPEGDSKNDRNCRQNFCESAIKGAADVKEIVVASSSVGSDNSVERPSDDPTENLKRKHRDTEESEGPSEDVEEESVGAKKQAPARAGNGSKRNRAAEVHNLSERRRRDRINEKMRALQELIPNCNKVDKASMLDEAIEYLKTLQLQVQIMSMGAGLYMPSMMLPPGMPHMHAAHMGQFLPMGVGMGMRMGMGMGMGFGMSMPDVNGGSSGCPMYQVPPMHGPHFSGQPMSGLSALHRMGGSSLQMFGLSGQGFPMSFPCAPLMPMSGGPPLKTNMEPTCGVVGAMDNLDSAMACSSHEAIQKINSQVMQNNVVNSSMNQTSSQCQATNECSEQPALVQNNAPDSGVADNGALKSVGGNDNVPSSEAGEHLQ; via the exons ATGCCTCTGTCTGAGCTATTATATCGAATGGCTGAAGGAAAGATTGATTCTTCTCAAGAAAAGGATCCTAGTTGTTCAACTGATCTGTCTTTTGT CAGACCTGAGAATGACTTTGGTGAGCTAATATGGGAAAATGGTCAGATTCAATCCAGTAGAGCTAGAAAGATACAACCTTGTAGCACCTTACCATGTCAAAACCCCAAGATTCGATGTAAAGACATAGGAAATGGCACCGATATTAGAACAGGAAAGTTTGGGATGATGGGGTCTACACTGAATGAACTCCCGATGTCTGTTCCCGCTGTTGAAATGGGGGTGAATCAAGATGATGACATGGTGCCTTGGTTGAATTATCCATTGGATGAATCTCCACAACATGATTATTGTTCTGAATTTTTGCCCGAGTTATCTGGTGTTACTGTAAATGGACACTCCTCCCAGAGTAATTTTCCGTCGTTCGGTAAAAAAAGTTTTAGCCAGTCAGTTAGGGACGCCCGTACTGTTTCTGTACATAATGGTTTGAGTTTAGAGCAAGGAGATGTGGCGAAGAATTCTTCAGCAGGGGATACTGAAGCTAATAGGCCTAGAACTAGTGCTAGCCAGTTATATCTATCATCTTCTGAGCATTGCCAAACATCATTTCCATATTTTAGATCCAGAGTTTCAGCTAAACATGGTGATAGTACAAGCAATGCTGCCCACCATGTCGTTTCAGTGGATTCTATTCGAGCTCCAACATCAGGAGGTGGTTTTCCCAGCATAAAGATGCAGAAGCAAGTTCCAGCACAATCCACAGCCAACTCCAGTTTGATGAATTTCTCTCATTTTGCAAGACCTGCTGCTCTTGCGAAAGCTAATCTTCAGAACTTTGGCATGAGAGCTGGTACAGGAATTTCAAACATGGAAAGAACGCAAAATAAAGATAAGGGCTCCATTGCAAGTAGTAGCAATCCGGCTGGATGCACTCCCATTAATTCATGTAGTGGTTTGCTAAAGGAAACGAGCTCCCATTGTCTTCCTGTTCTGATGCCACCCAAGGTTGACGCTAAACCATCAGAGGCTAAGCCTGCAGAAGGATTTGTTCCTGCTGAGCTACCTGAGGCTACAATCCCAGAAGGTGACTCTAAAAATGATAGAAACTGTCGTCAAAACTTTTGTGAAAGTGCAATTAAAGGAGCAGCAGATGTTAAAGAGATTGTGgttgcttcttcttctgttgGCTCGGACAATAGTGTGGAGAGACCTTCGGATGATCCAACTGAGAATCTGAAGAGAAAACATCGAGATACTGAGGAGTCTGAAGGTCCTAGTGAA GATGTAGAAGAAGAATCTGTGGGTGCAAAAAAACAAGCTCCTGCTCGAGCAGGTAATGGCTCCAAGAGAAACCGGGCAGCAGAAGTTCATAATTTATCTGAAAGG AGGCGAAGGGATAGGATCAACGAAAAGATGCGGGCCCTACAAGAACTTATACCAAACTGTAACAAG gTGGATAAAGCTTCAATGCTTGATGAGGCCATTGAGTATTTAAAGACGCTTCAGCTTCAAGTACAG ATCATGTCAATGGGAGCTGGATTGTATATGCCATCAATGATGTTACCCCCTGGAATGCCTCACATGCATGCAGCTCATATGGGGCAGTTCTTACCCATGGGTGTGGGAATGGGAATGCGTATGGGAATGGGAATGGGAATGGGTTTTGGGATGAGTATGCCAGACGTGAATGGTGGATCTTCTGGTTGCCCTATGTATCAAGTGCCTCCTATGCATGGACCGCATTTCTCTGGCCAGCCAATGTCAGGGCTAAGTGCTTTGCATAGGATGGGAGGATCGAGTCTTCAGATGTTTGGCCTTTCAGGTCAAGGATTTCCAATGTCATTTCCCTGTGCACCCTTAATGCCAATGTCTGGAGGACCTCCTCTGAAAACAAACATGGAACCAACTTGTGGTGTGGTAGGTGCTATGGATAATTTGGATTCAGCTATGGCCTGTAGTTCACATGAAGCAATTCAGAAAATCAACTCGCAAGTGATGCAGAATAATGTTGTCAATAGCTCAATGAATCAGACCTCTAGTCAG
- the LOC118034932 gene encoding transcription factor PIF3 isoform X2, with protein MPLSELLYRMAEGKIDSSQEKDPSCSTDLSFVPENDFGELIWENGQIQSSRARKIQPCSTLPCQNPKIRCKDIGNGTDIRTGKFGMMGSTLNELPMSVPAVEMGVNQDDDMVPWLNYPLDESPQHDYCSEFLPELSGVTVNGHSSQSNFPSFGKKSFSQSVRDARTVSVHNGLSLEQGDVAKNSSAGDTEANRPRTSASQLYLSSSEHCQTSFPYFRSRVSAKHGDSTSNAAHHVVSVDSIRAPTSGGGFPSIKMQKQVPAQSTANSSLMNFSHFARPAALAKANLQNFGMRAGTGISNMERTQNKDKGSIASSSNPAGCTPINSCSGLLKETSSHCLPVLMPPKVDAKPSEAKPAEGFVPAELPEATIPEGDSKNDRNCRQNFCESAIKGAADVKEIVVASSSVGSDNSVERPSDDPTENLKRKHRDTEESEGPSEDVEEESVGAKKQAPARAGNGSKRNRAAEVHNLSERRRRDRINEKMRALQELIPNCNKVDKASMLDEAIEYLKTLQLQVQIMSMGAGLYMPSMMLPPGMPHMHAAHMGQFLPMGVGMGMRMGMGMGMGFGMSMPDVNGGSSGCPMYQVPPMHGPHFSGQPMSGLSALHRMGGSSLQMFGLSGQGFPMSFPCAPLMPMSGGPPLKTNMEPTCGVVGAMDNLDSAMACSSHEAIQKINSQVMQNNVVNSSMNQTSSQCQATNECSEQPALVQNNAPDSGVADNGALKSVGGNDNVPSSEAGEHLQ; from the exons ATGCCTCTGTCTGAGCTATTATATCGAATGGCTGAAGGAAAGATTGATTCTTCTCAAGAAAAGGATCCTAGTTGTTCAACTGATCTGTCTTTTGT ACCTGAGAATGACTTTGGTGAGCTAATATGGGAAAATGGTCAGATTCAATCCAGTAGAGCTAGAAAGATACAACCTTGTAGCACCTTACCATGTCAAAACCCCAAGATTCGATGTAAAGACATAGGAAATGGCACCGATATTAGAACAGGAAAGTTTGGGATGATGGGGTCTACACTGAATGAACTCCCGATGTCTGTTCCCGCTGTTGAAATGGGGGTGAATCAAGATGATGACATGGTGCCTTGGTTGAATTATCCATTGGATGAATCTCCACAACATGATTATTGTTCTGAATTTTTGCCCGAGTTATCTGGTGTTACTGTAAATGGACACTCCTCCCAGAGTAATTTTCCGTCGTTCGGTAAAAAAAGTTTTAGCCAGTCAGTTAGGGACGCCCGTACTGTTTCTGTACATAATGGTTTGAGTTTAGAGCAAGGAGATGTGGCGAAGAATTCTTCAGCAGGGGATACTGAAGCTAATAGGCCTAGAACTAGTGCTAGCCAGTTATATCTATCATCTTCTGAGCATTGCCAAACATCATTTCCATATTTTAGATCCAGAGTTTCAGCTAAACATGGTGATAGTACAAGCAATGCTGCCCACCATGTCGTTTCAGTGGATTCTATTCGAGCTCCAACATCAGGAGGTGGTTTTCCCAGCATAAAGATGCAGAAGCAAGTTCCAGCACAATCCACAGCCAACTCCAGTTTGATGAATTTCTCTCATTTTGCAAGACCTGCTGCTCTTGCGAAAGCTAATCTTCAGAACTTTGGCATGAGAGCTGGTACAGGAATTTCAAACATGGAAAGAACGCAAAATAAAGATAAGGGCTCCATTGCAAGTAGTAGCAATCCGGCTGGATGCACTCCCATTAATTCATGTAGTGGTTTGCTAAAGGAAACGAGCTCCCATTGTCTTCCTGTTCTGATGCCACCCAAGGTTGACGCTAAACCATCAGAGGCTAAGCCTGCAGAAGGATTTGTTCCTGCTGAGCTACCTGAGGCTACAATCCCAGAAGGTGACTCTAAAAATGATAGAAACTGTCGTCAAAACTTTTGTGAAAGTGCAATTAAAGGAGCAGCAGATGTTAAAGAGATTGTGgttgcttcttcttctgttgGCTCGGACAATAGTGTGGAGAGACCTTCGGATGATCCAACTGAGAATCTGAAGAGAAAACATCGAGATACTGAGGAGTCTGAAGGTCCTAGTGAA GATGTAGAAGAAGAATCTGTGGGTGCAAAAAAACAAGCTCCTGCTCGAGCAGGTAATGGCTCCAAGAGAAACCGGGCAGCAGAAGTTCATAATTTATCTGAAAGG AGGCGAAGGGATAGGATCAACGAAAAGATGCGGGCCCTACAAGAACTTATACCAAACTGTAACAAG gTGGATAAAGCTTCAATGCTTGATGAGGCCATTGAGTATTTAAAGACGCTTCAGCTTCAAGTACAG ATCATGTCAATGGGAGCTGGATTGTATATGCCATCAATGATGTTACCCCCTGGAATGCCTCACATGCATGCAGCTCATATGGGGCAGTTCTTACCCATGGGTGTGGGAATGGGAATGCGTATGGGAATGGGAATGGGAATGGGTTTTGGGATGAGTATGCCAGACGTGAATGGTGGATCTTCTGGTTGCCCTATGTATCAAGTGCCTCCTATGCATGGACCGCATTTCTCTGGCCAGCCAATGTCAGGGCTAAGTGCTTTGCATAGGATGGGAGGATCGAGTCTTCAGATGTTTGGCCTTTCAGGTCAAGGATTTCCAATGTCATTTCCCTGTGCACCCTTAATGCCAATGTCTGGAGGACCTCCTCTGAAAACAAACATGGAACCAACTTGTGGTGTGGTAGGTGCTATGGATAATTTGGATTCAGCTATGGCCTGTAGTTCACATGAAGCAATTCAGAAAATCAACTCGCAAGTGATGCAGAATAATGTTGTCAATAGCTCAATGAATCAGACCTCTAGTCAG